The genomic segment tctggacttccccaacatcgggaacaatcttcctgcatctagcctgtccaatccctttaggattttatacgtttcaatcagatcccccctcaatcttctaaattccaacgagtacaagcccagttcatccagtctttcttcatatgaaagtcctgccatcccaggaatcaatctggtgaaccttctttgtactccctctatggcaaggatgtctttcctcagattagggaaccaaaactgcacacaatactccaggtgtggtctcaccaaggccttgtacaactgcagtagtacctctctgctcctgtactcgaatcctctcgctataaatgccagcataccattcgcctttttcaccgcctgctctacctgcatgcccactctcaatgactggtgtataatgacacccaggtccggttgcacctccccttttcctaatcggccaccattcagataataatctgttttcctatttttgctaccaaagtggataacttcacatttatccacattaaattgcatctgccatgaatttgcccactcacccaacctatccaagtcactctgcatcctcttagcatcctcacagctaacactgccacccagcttcgtgtcatccacaaacttggagatgctgcatttaattccctcatccaagtcattaatatatattgtaaacaactggggtcccagcactgagccttgcggtaccccactagtcaccgcctgtcattctgaaaaggtcccgtttattcccactctttgcttcctgtctgctaaccaattttccatccacatcaataccttacccccaataccatgtgctttaagtttgcacactaacctcctgtgtgggaccttgtcaaaagccttttgaaaatccaaatataccacatccactggttctcccctatccactctactagttacatcctcaaaaaattcaatgaggttcgccagacatgattttcctttcacaaatccatgttgactttgtccgatgatttcaccgctttccaaatgtactgttatcacatctttgataactgactccagcagtttccccaccaccgacgttaggctaaccggtctataattccccggtttctgtctccctccttttttaaaaagtggggttacattagccaccctccaatcctcaggaactagtccagaatctaacgagttttgaaaaattatcactaatgcatccactatttcttgggctacttccttaagcactctaggatgcagaccatctggccctggggatttatctggcttcaatcccttcaatttacctaacaccacttccctacttacaagtatttcgctcagttcctccatctcactggaccctctgtcccctactatttctggaagattatttatgtccttagtgaagacagaaccaaagtaattattcaattggtctgccatgtccttgctccccataatcaattcacctgtttctgtctgtaggggacctacatttgtctttaccagtcttttcctttttacatacctataaaagcttttacagtcagtttttatgttccctgccagttttcgctcataatcttttttccccttcctaattaagccctttatcctcctctgctgaactctgaatttctcccagtcctcaggtgagccactttctctggctaatttgtatgcttcttctttgaattgatactatccctaatttctcttgtcagccacgggtgcgctACCTTccttggtttattcttttgccaaactgggatgaacaattgttgttgttcatccatgcaacctttaaatgcttgccattgcatatccaccgtcaatcctttaagtgtcatttgccagtctatcttagctaactcacatctcataccttcaaagttacccctctttaagttcagaacctttgtttctgaattaactatgtcactctccatcttaatgaagaattccaccatattatggtcactcttacccaaagggcctctcacgacaagattgctaattaacccttcctcattgctcaaaacccagtccagaatagcctgctctttagttggttcctcgacatgttggttcaaaaaaccatcccgcatacattccaagaaatcctcttcctcagcacctttaccaatttggttcacccaatctacatgtagattgaagtcacccattataactgctgttcctttattgcacacatttctaatttcctgtttaataccatctccgacctcactactactgttaggtggcctgtacacaactcccaccagcgtcttctgccccttagtgttacgcagctctacccatatcgattccacatcttcccggcttatgtccttcctttctattgcgttagtctcttctttaaccagcaatgccaccccacctccccttccttcatgtctatccctcctgaatattgaatatccctgaacgttgagctcccattcttggtcaccctggagccatgtctctgtgatcccaactatatcataatcattaataacagtctgcactttcaattcatccaccttattacgaatgctccttgcattgacacacaaagccttcaggcgctcttttacaactctcttagcccttatacaattatgttgaaaagtggccctttttaatgcttgccctggatttgtcggcctatGCTATTTTGGCTATGCTATCCATTACACcaattttagtatcatctgcaaacttaatatctacattttcatccaggtcatttatatacatgacaaacagcagaggtgccagtacagatccctgcagaacagtACTAATCACAGACTTCCAGCTAGATTAAGTCTGTTTGACCACTATCATCTTTTATGTCTTCTACGGAcaagccagttttgaatccaaaTGACCAATTCATCATGGATCCTATGCATCTTATTCTTCCAGATAAACcttccatgagggaccttgtcaaatggcttATTAAAATCCTTTAAACAACATACccagctctactttcatcaatcagCCTCCTTGCCTTGTCAAAAAAAACTCAATTGTTAGTAAGACacgacttgccctgcacaaagccatactggctCTCACTAACTAAGCTAtgtttttccaaatgctcataaattccaTCCCCAAgagttctctccagtaacttccctgccACTGGTGTGGGactgactggcctatagttttcaggattatccctggttctctccttgaataatggaacaacattagctacttgccagtcctctgggaccttgcatgtggctggagaggacacgaagatattggtcaaggctcTAGCAGTCTCCGCTTCTTTGATAACTTGGAATATGTACCATCAGgcactggggacttatccacttcAGTTCTCTTTGAGAGATCtaacactacctcctcctttaaCTCAAAGAGTCTTAACGCATCAGTACACTCAACACTGAACTCCCTATCTGCCGTGTCCTCCTTGGTAAGTACTGATGTAGAGTAGTCACtaaagacctcacccacatcccctgcatccaagcaaatgttctccCCTTTATCCGCGGGTGATCCTACCCTCTCtagttatcttcttgctcttgatgtatgtatagaatgccttgggattctctttaattccACTTGCCAAGGATTTTTCATGTCCCCTCCTGGTTTCCTAATTCCCTCTTGCGTTCTTTTCTGGTGTTTGTATAATACCCGAGGGCTCGCTTTGATTCTGTTCCTGAGCTTTACGTACTTAACCTTTTTCTTGATTAAATTTCCTCACTCTCGACATATCAGGTTCTCACCTTGCCACCCTTGTCCTTCCTATTCAGTAGCTAAAAAATATCGTTTCATCATTATCCAAGCTGATATTTCCTACTGACCTAAatggtctctgattctgctgtcATGTTGGACAGATTCTTTTGTAGCACTTGCAACTCTTGCAAGTTTGTACTGTACCGTTGAATACCACGTGGAAGGTTAGATGGGTAATATATGTTTCTCTGTAAGTCACAAACTTGCAACAGGGTCAGCTGAAGTATGAGACTAAGTACCGCTGAATGCTGGCAGTTCTTTCTGGAACCACTGGCCGTAACTAGCACTgtttagcccattgagtcagtATTACAACTAAGCTCAAAGACCATATACAGCAGAAAGGAGCAATGTGATTTAATTTCAAAAATTGACACCAGAGTAGCTAAAATCCAGCTGATGTAGGGAGTATGTTTCTGCATTTTACCCATCTTTTTTAATTAAACAGAGATTGGTACAATTCTGTCTACGAATTTTATACTAGTCACGACATGCAGAATCAACATATAATCCTTAACAGCAACAGAGAATACTAGAAACAAGCAAATATCAGGCAACAACTGTGAAGAGTAACAGTTTTCATGTTTTCTGAAGAAAACAGTTCGTCTGAACTGGATTCCAGTTTggtcattgatctgaaacattacctGTTTCAGTTTCCATTGATGTTTACCACGTTTTCCGTTTTTTGTTTCAGAATTCCAActccagttttttaaaaattatttttgaatATCCCTTAACTTCAGTATAGAGGTTTAAACCTTGCTTTGTTAGATCATTCCAAAAAATGGTTGAAAACTATTGTCAGGCCATGTTTGATACAATACAATAAAAACTTAAAATTTCGGTACACTAAATAGAAAAAGTTAATATGTAGTAAATTAAAATGCCCtttatgaatttttttttatagACTGATAATCTGTGAAATCTTAAATGAAAGTATAgtggaacttttttttttaacttcaagTAAGCGGAACTGAAAGATACTCCAGCTCAAAGATATCCAATCATTTTCCAACTGTTTTCCAGcagtatttatttaaaataaaagaaCAGAAGTGGTAAATATTGAATAATATGTAAACAATGTACTGTTTATTAATCAGTTGAATTTGTCTTATTTATTTAGTCCCATATTTTTTCTAATGTACAGAATAGAAACCCTGATTTGGTTTGAAGCAAATATGTCTTGCAGTTCCATTATGAAAATGGACGAGAAATAtcaaagtttatttttaaaacaaacatgACTTTATGAAAACCATTAAAATATAAATGTGTTTTGTTTCTTGCACTTTGTACTGTTACTTGGGATGTCTGGCGATTCCTGAATTGAAAGAACACTTAAGATAGGTTGATGAAAAGTAACTATTTTTGGTTGAACTGTAACTGGAATCTTCTATCTTTTCTAGGCAAGGAGGTCTGCTGGTTAATTTCCATCCATCAATTTTGAACTGCCTTCTTCCCCAGCTTACCAGTCCTCGGCTTGCTGTGCGGAAGAGAACGATTATAGCCCTTGGTCACCTCGTTATGAGCTGTGGAAACTTGGTCTTTGTTGACCTGATTGAGCATTTGTTGACAGAACTTGCTAAAAACGAATCTATGTCTACAACCAGGACCTATATTCAGTGCATTGCTGCTATTAGCAGACAGGCAGGACACCGAATAGGTAACATGAATATGCAAAACTTATAGTAGTTAGCGAAAGTCATTGTTTGTGAGAATATTTGAAACTTTGTGTTCTCTTTAGGAGAATATTTGGAAAAAATCATTCCATTAGTTGTTAAATTCTGCAGTGTTGAAGATGATGAGCTGAGAGAATACTGCATTCAAGCTTTTGAGTCATTTGTGAGAAGGTAAGATGTTAATTGATAACTTGGAATTAATAATAAAATGCTACCATCACACTGAAGTAAATTGCTGCCTTAGTGTGGTGATGGTATACAACTTGTTTCATTGTTGTAAGTAGAGCTTATGTTTGATTTGCCCTTTAGATAGAAAGTAAAATGCAGCTTTCTTCATAAGTGGTTTTGTGATTTAGATGTTGGATAGGTTTAAAATCGCTAACTTAATTTTAACATTAAACATTATTTTAATGCTCATGTTTCTTAGGTGCCCAAAGGAAGTTTTTCTTCATGTCACCACCATTATTAACATATGCCTGAGGTACTTGACTTATGACCCCAATTACAATTATGACGACGATGATGACGAAGATGATGCGGCAATGGAGTCCGAAGGTGGAGATGATGATGATCAAGGTTAAAGTAAAACTGATACAAATGTTCTATCTTTCCACATTAAAATTGGATGATGTATTTGGCATTAAGTAAAATGTGAGGAAATATATTGGCATGGATAAGGGGAGCTAACCAATAGGATAAAAATGTCCAAATACTCTAAATGGTCATTTAGAGTAATTGATGTCTGAACTGGCAAACACCAGCATCAGCACTGGAGCCTCAGCTATTGATAACATATATTGATGGATTGGATGTAGAGACTTAAATGTACTGTAGTCAACTTTGttaatgatacaaaaataggtttTTGCAAGATTTGATAGGTTAGAGAGGAATATAGAAGGGTTAAGTGTATGAAATTCAAGTTATTGCTTTGCAAAGGGATATGGGAATCCCAGTAGATCAAAAATTCAAATAATCCAGTACCCAGTTTTTGAAAATCCCAGTAGTTCAGCATCTGACTTGATCGGTAATTTGGTGTGTTAAGTCTGGGTCTAGAGTCTGCAGGTGTGCAGCTAGAGTCTTGAATCTCGACTGTGGGCCACATATGTAGCTGGTGCCCATCTCTGAAATTCCATGAGTCAGGAATGTTTATGGCTGGATCAGGGTGTTTTGATTTCATGAGCTGAAGCTGAAAATGTGAAATTTACAGAAGTAAATTTACCAAGTTCTACTTTGTGTCCCCTTTAAAGTCTGTGGATTCAATAAAAAATTCTTTACACATTATGTAacttatttaaataaaataaaggtGCGTGAAGTATTAATGGGAGTCTGATGCTCTGGAAAGTTTGCTGTTCCAGTGCCTTCCTAATATAACACGTCTTATTGTATGCTAGTATTTTGCTAAATATTTATAGGGTGCTGGTGAGAAAGCACCTGGAAAACTTCCTTTGGATGTGGTTGTGTTCTAgtaagtgcagaggaaattttaaCTTTTCCTCAGATGAAGGAGTTGATTTATGAAGCAAGATTGGGCCTACGTATGTAAGATGTAAGAGTTCAGAAGGATAGAGTTAGTATTTAAATACTTTTGAGAGGAATCGGCACTGCTGGGAGTCGAATGGATATTTGTAACTTGGGACAGTTTCAGAATAAGAGGTGACATTtcagatgaagaatttcttttgaGGATTGTGAATCTTTTGAATTGTGAAATCCTGAGTTCTATGGAGGTAGAATCAATTTATTATTAATAGGCATTAACAGTCATTTTAAGTAACAAGGGAGTTGGTGATATGGGGAGAGAACATGAAAGTGGTATTGAAATGGGGTCATCTGTGATCTTATTGAAGAGGCTTGCAGGAGCAACTCTAAAGGCTTGTAGGTGTCTTAAGTATGTCTCCCTGGTCTTCAGGAATGTACTTTTCTGTTCCTGTTCAAGTGTTAGTCCTGTCTTGGTTGGTAGCTTTCTCAAAAGGTTGTGCATCCAAATCCCAAGTGAGTAATTTGTGCACAAAATTTCAGGCGGGCATGTCATGTACAGCACCGAGGGTGCAACAACTTCTGAAGGAGATATTAAGTTGCCCTCTAGTGGATGAGAATTTGTGCATGGCTATGCTAGTATCTTGGccaatatttatctcttaaatttaCTAAAACATCAATGAATAAAGACCAGATGCTCTATTTATAAATAAAGAGCTTGGCTAGCACAAATTAATTACTCCATTGGTTGGAAGTCAAAAAACAAAACTattgtgctggaaatctgaaatagaaacaggaaATGGTGGAAACATTTGTatcaggtggcatctgtggaaagagaaatagatgaAGTGTGTTTAACCTTGGGCATCAGCtatatttctttccacagatgctgtcctaACAAAAATGTTTCcagccttttctgtttttattaaggCTGTTGTATTTGGTACATCACAATTTTGTAAATTGGTTTGGGATTGCCTGGGGTTGTCAAAGGCTTTCATGTTGAGGAACATGCTACTAAATTAATGTTATAGCACTGTTAATTAGGTACTAAGTAATTCTAATAAAATTAATTCTCGTGAGTTGTTTTTATGTGGACTTTTGCATATTCCTTTAATAACGTAACATCTAAGTGATGAATGTTCTTCCTGTTCTTTGTGCTGTTCTGCATTATGATGTACATTAACAACCATGAAAATTCCAGTTGAATTTCTCTCCTTTCTTTCTACTTCATGATGTTTTCATTGATCTAAATATCTGTTGTGTCTGGATTCATGGTGCTATATATTAACTTTTTCTGCATTTGTCTTCACCTCTTACTAGGGAGTGATGATGAGTacagtgatgatgatgatatgaGCTGGAAGGTGCGTCGTGCTGCTGCCAAGTGCTTAGATGGTGTGGTCAGCACTCGTCATGAAATGCTACCAGAATTTTATAAAACTGTATCTCCAGCATTGATTGCGAGATTCAAGGAACGTGAGGAGAATGTTAAAGCAGATGTTTTCCATGCCTATCTCTCATTGCTAAAGCAGACCAGGCCTGCTCAGAGCTGGCACCTTGACCCAGATGCAATGGAACAAGAAGAGACACCTTTGGTTATGCTACAGAATCAAGTAAGTTTAAAGACTGCATTTATCATAATGGGTGCTACTTCATTGATCTGTATTCTATCAcattggaaggtgcagaacatCCAATCTGAGCCTTCCATTAATTGCAACTGTGCCATCAGATGGACTGAGTCTTGCTTTACAGTCACTATGTGCTTCATGCAAAAAGTGTTTCTCTTCATTTGAATGATGTATTCGCACTGGTATTAAGAGAAGTCTTGTAGATTGTATACCATTCTTATGAAAAGATAGTGACTCGAAAAGAAAATTCTTCTATCTATAATTTCTTCTATCTGGCTGATGTAAAAAGGCTTGGGAAAATTTATTTAACCTGTGTGTTATTGAATTGGGGTATTGAATGTTTGATTACATGATTTATTATTATGTTCCATCTTTCTCATTTGTGTAGCATTTAAGGAGCTTAATTCAGATCTTGGTTAACTTTTCTTTTATAGGTTCCCAATATTGTAAAAGCGTTACACAAGCAGATGAAAGAGAAGAGTGTGAAAACTCGCCAGTGTTGTTTTCACATGCTGACCGAGCTGGTCAATGTGTTGCCAGGGGCTTTGACTCAGCATGTACCAGTTCTGGTTCCAGGTGAAGATGTCTTTTTGTAAAGTTACTTTTTAAGATCTTTATAAATTGTTGCAGTCTGAAAATTTACTTAAGACTTAGAATAGATTCTTTAAATATATTTGCCCTAACATAAATTAGAATGGAAGAGTCTTGAGTTCACGTTGTGTGAGTTGACACTATTGCAAATGAATGCTGATTTCCAGATTTTaaaactatattgccctgttttcctcATGTCTTAAATCTGCCTGATAGCTTTTGGTCATCTCTCCTAATGGGTAATATCCCACTGGAATGATGTTAATTGGGTCAGATATGGAGGTCTGAATGTTCTGACTACTTGTCCCTGGATGTTGGGCAGCATGATGTCATAAGATCTTGGTGGAGACTTATACTTAGCCAGGGTACCTTTGGGACATTGACAGCCTTCAACAATTCTCACCCTTGGGCAGAACCTTGTCTATTAAAGCCCTGAAAACTTACTAAGATTTAAAATTTACAATATCACTTCGAACAATTTTAATAGTTTAAAatatttcatcatcatcattgtgcTGTGTGGCATGACATGGATGATCATGGTTtttatgactatgattgttcttggcaaatttttctacaggagtggtttgccattgccttcttctgggcagtgtctttataaggcgggtgaccccagccattatcaatactcttcagcgactgtctgcctggtgtcagtggctgCATAACCAGAACTtttgatatacaccagctgctcatacgatcatctgccacctgcttccatggcttcatgtgaccctgattggggggggagagggggttgcTGAGCAATTCCTGCACCtcatttggtagagatgtatccccAGCCCGCCACTCATGAACTatttagtttttaaaaataaagtatATATTATAACATCAAGGTGTAATAATGGCTTTCCCCACATTTATGAATTAAGAATGCTTATTGAACTGAATATGGATTCCGATTCTGTGTCAGGTCTGGCTGGCATATCATTGCCAATTTGGAATGATGCTAGGCATTACTAGTGTGCATGCCCTGATGAATTTATTAACAGAGCAGATAACCATATGCTAAATGCTGGTAGATCCCACCAGACCATTGGCTACAATAAGTAAAGTTTTGCTTATTATTTTCTTAGATAGTTGAAAGTCAAATGtcaatttatatttttataatttatatGGAAATCAAAACTTGTATGATTAGTGTGGGACCCCATGGGAATTTCACCTGGAAAGGAACATTAATTAGGACAAGGTTAGCATAGGAAATAGAGATtttgcatctgcagaaatttaaTAATCACAAAATCGAATAAAGGGAAGATAAAGTCTTTAATAAAAAGGATGAAAGAAATGCTTGTAAAAAGCAAATGGCACAAAAATGTAGATGTAAGGAGCCATTTGAAATCACTTTAAAATGACAGTTAATGGAGCAAGAACTTTAAAACTGGTATTATTGAATGTTCCTCTTCTAAGTATTTAATTTAGATTATTACATTTGTGATTTATCCAAAGGAGTATAGCGGGTTTACAAATTGCTCTAAATTAATTCTGCTTTTGGCAATAGCAAATAATATTTTTATTTGCTTTGAAGACAGTTTGACATTTTGATAAACACAATGGTGGAGGCTGATTGTTGGTGCAAGATCGACAGTTGAGGAAAAAATGGACAGTTAATTTGCTAAATCAAAAAATAGCAAATTGCAAATGTTTTCTCATATTATGAAATATGCACATTTCTCAATATGATCCTTCTGTGCTTCTGATGAAATGCATTATTATATTTACTTGAGATATGCTAATATTTTTCATATTTGTAAATTAAGTGTTAAAATTATTCTAGACTGTTagctgatgtttttttttattttgcaggAATAATCTTTTCCTTAAATGATAAATCTAGTTCATCCAACCTGAAGATTGATGCTCTTTCATGTTTGTACGTTATCCTTTGTAACCATTCGCCTCAGGTCTTCCACCCTCATGTAGATGCCTTAGTTCCACCGGTTGTGGCTTGTGTAGGTGATCCTTTCTATAAAATCACTTCAGAAGCTCTTCTTGTAACTCAGCAACTTGTAAAAGTAGTAAGGCCTGTTGATCATCTCTACACGTTTGATGCTGCTCCGTACATTAATGACTTATTCACTTGCACTGTCAAGCGATTAAAAGCTGCTGACATTGATCAAGAGGTGAAGGAAAGAGCGATTTCCTGTATGGGACAGATAATATGTAATCTTGGTGACCATTTAGGCAGTGATTTACCTAGTACACTGCAGATTTTTTTGGAGAGGCTGAAGAATGAAATTACTAGACTGACGACGGTGAAAGCCTTGACGTTAATAGCTGGATCTTCTCTCAAGATTGACCTGCGACCAATACTAAGTGAAGGTGTACCAATTTTAGCTTCGTTCTTGAGAAAAAACCAGCGGGCATTGAAGTTAAGTACCCTTTCTGCTTTGGACATCCTAATCAAGAACTATAATGACAGCCTGACACCTGCTATGATTGAAGCAGTCTTAGTGGAGCTTCCACCACTTATTAGTGAAAGTGACATGCATGTGTCGCAGATGGCCATAAACTTTCTTACAACCTTGGCCAAGGTGCATCCTTCTTCTCTTTCAAAAGTCAGTGGTTCAATTCTTACCGAGCTTATTGGGCTTGTTCGGTCCCCACTACTTCAAGGAGGAGCTCTCAGTGCAATGCTGTATTTTTTCCAAGCCCTTGTTGGAACTGGAACTGCAAATCTGGGTTACATGGAGTTGTTACGAATGTTGACTGGTCCTGTTTATTCTCAAAGCAACGCATTGACTCACAAGCAGTCCTATTATTCGATAGCAAAGTGTGTAGCAGCACTAACTCGAGCCTGCCCGAAAGAAGGGCCAGCAGTGGTTGGGCAATTTATCCAGGATGTAAAGAATTCCAGATCCACCGATTCGATTCGACTCCTGTCTTTGTTGTCCCTTGGAGAGGTTGGTCATCATATTGACTTGAGTGGGCAAACTGAGCTTAAGTCTGTTATTTTAGAAGCTTTCTCTTCCTCAAGTGAGGAAGTGAAATCTGCAGCATCCTATGCCCTAGGAAGCATTAGTGTTGGAAACCTTCCGGAGTACCTACCTTTTGTTCTGCAAGAAATAACAAGTCAACCCAAAAGGCAGTACCTGCTTCTGCATTCTCTGAAAGAGATTATTAGTTCCTCTTCAGTTGGAGGTCTCAAACCCTATGTGGAAAACATTTGGAGTTTGCTGCTGAAACACTGTGAATGCGCAGAAGAAGGAACTCGAAATGTTGTTGCAGAGTGCCTGGGGAAGCTTACTTTGATAGATCCAGAGACATTGTTACCACGGCTTAAAGGGTACTTGGATTCGGGTGAGTTATTTCTTCAGAAAATGTATTTTGACTTAGATTGTAACTTAGTAATGGAGGGTAGACGAAAAGAATAGAACTTTGCAATCTTGTTTAACACTAGTAACCAACTACTGATCCTATGAAATGCAGGTAATCATAAATTCCATCTTTGTGTGTGATATCTTTAGCTCTGTTAATAGGGGTAAGTACAGTATGTGATAGCAAAAAATGGGAATGAAGTAACATTTGAATACAATAATGATAGAGTTTAAATGTTTATGAATGATGTGTCATTTTTCAGCCTGTGCCACAAACTCCCATTTTCTAGCCCCTTACTCCACTCTTCCCAGCAATGATCTGAGGCTGAACTATATTGCTGCATTGTCTGTCATCTCATGCACCACATCAGGAATATAGAAGGCCCAGCACCTGTAGATTCCCCTTCATGATCTACACAGTCCCGATTTGGGCAAATATCACTGGTCTTCCGTCATTGATCCTGTAAGCCCCAATTGAGCAGCGCAATGGAAGTGCCCTTATCTGAACTGCAGTAGTTTAAAAAGGTGGACCATTTCCATCTTCAAGGTCAATTAAggatgggtaataaatgctggctttgttAGTGTCCATATTTTGATCAATAAATCCAACTTCGATTCTGACGGCTTGAATATAATTAACTTAGTTGCTTCACTCTGGGAGTTGCTGTACCCTCAAACTCAGGCATTCATTGTGCCCTTTTGCCATTTTGGTCTTCTCATCCCTTCAAAGCCCAAATCTTTAACTGATCTTTAGGTTGGTCAGTAACATGTTTTGGAGCTCTTTGTTAAATCCATGTACATTTGTAAGTAAATATTTTAGAGGAATCAATTTCAGTACAAAAATATTAATGTAGTGTAATAAAGTATGATTCAATCATAGAAACTCCAGCTGTTAAGTAAAGTATTAACAAGCATTTTATCCAGCATTCAGTTCATGATGTGCTTTGATCTTGTTACTCTCATATAGGGTCGTCTTACGCTCGAAGCTCTGTGGTTACAGCTGTGAAGTTTACTATTTCTGATCACCCACAGCCAATAGACCCTCTGTTGAAGAACTGCATAGGTAAACATTTCATTTTCAGACTCTGCTGTTTAAGTTTTTTTGCAATACCTCTATATAATTATTTTAAAAGCTTCTATATTTGCCTCACTTCAGCATACTGGCTAAGATTATACCCATTAACACACCCATCCCCGGGACAAAGTACAGCTATTCTATACAACCTATGGGTGCAGGAT from the Mobula birostris isolate sMobBir1 chromosome 9, sMobBir1.hap1, whole genome shotgun sequence genome contains:
- the cand1 gene encoding cullin-associated NEDD8-dissociated protein 1 isoform X3, with amino-acid sequence MADMLSRQGGLLVNFHPSILNCLLPQLTSPRLAVRKRTIIALGHLVMSCGNLVFVDLIEHLLTELAKNESMSTTRTYIQCIAAISRQAGHRIGEYLEKIIPLVVKFCSVEDDELREYCIQAFESFVRRCPKEVFLHVTTIINICLRYLTYDPNYNYDDDDDEDDAAMESEGGDDDDQGSDDEYSDDDDMSWKVRRAAAKCLDGVVSTRHEMLPEFYKTVSPALIARFKEREENVKADVFHAYLSLLKQTRPAQSWHLDPDAMEQEETPLVMLQNQVPNIVKALHKQMKEKSVKTRQCCFHMLTELVNVLPGALTQHVPVLVPGIIFSLNDKSSSSNLKIDALSCLYVILCNHSPQVFHPHVDALVPPVVACVGDPFYKITSEALLVTQQLVKVVRPVDHLYTFDAAPYINDLFTCTVKRLKAADIDQEVKERAISCMGQIICNLGDHLGSDLPSTLQIFLERLKNEITRLTTVKALTLIAGSSLKIDLRPILSEGVPILASFLRKNQRALKLSTLSALDILIKNYNDSLTPAMIEAVLVELPPLISESDMHVSQMAINFLTTLAKVHPSSLSKVSGSILTELIGLVRSPLLQGGALSAMLYFFQALVGTGTANLGYMELLRMLTGPVYSQSNALTHKQSYYSIAKCVAALTRACPKEGPAVVGQFIQDVKNSRSTDSIRLLSLLSLGEVGHHIDLSGQTELKSVILEAFSSSSEEVKSAASYALGSISVGNLPEYLPFVLQEITSQPKRQYLLLHSLKEIISSSSVGGLKPYVENIWSLLLKHCECAEEGTRNVVAECLGKLTLIDPETLLPRLKGYLDSGSSYARSSVVTAVKFTISDHPQPIDPLLKNCIGDFLKTLEDPDLNVRRVALVTFNSAAHNKPSLIRDLLDTILPHLYNETKVRKELIREVEMGPFKHTVDDGLDIRKAAFECMYTLLDSCLDRLDIFEFLNHVEDGLKDHYDIKMLTFLMLVRLSTLCPSAVLQRLDRLVEPLRATCTTKVKANSVKQEFEKQDELKRSAMRAVAALLTIPEAEKSPLMSEFQSQISSNPELAAIFESIQKDSSSTSLESMDTT
- the cand1 gene encoding cullin-associated NEDD8-dissociated protein 1 isoform X4 produces the protein MSCGNLVFVDLIEHLLTELAKNESMSTTRTYIQCIAAISRQAGHRIGEYLEKIIPLVVKFCSVEDDELREYCIQAFESFVRRCPKEVFLHVTTIINICLRYLTYDPNYNYDDDDDEDDAAMESEGGDDDDQGSDDEYSDDDDMSWKVRRAAAKCLDGVVSTRHEMLPEFYKTVSPALIARFKEREENVKADVFHAYLSLLKQTRPAQSWHLDPDAMEQEETPLVMLQNQVPNIVKALHKQMKEKSVKTRQCCFHMLTELVNVLPGALTQHVPVLVPGIIFSLNDKSSSSNLKIDALSCLYVILCNHSPQVFHPHVDALVPPVVACVGDPFYKITSEALLVTQQLVKVVRPVDHLYTFDAAPYINDLFTCTVKRLKAADIDQEVKERAISCMGQIICNLGDHLGSDLPSTLQIFLERLKNEITRLTTVKALTLIAGSSLKIDLRPILSEGVPILASFLRKNQRALKLSTLSALDILIKNYNDSLTPAMIEAVLVELPPLISESDMHVSQMAINFLTTLAKVHPSSLSKVSGSILTELIGLVRSPLLQGGALSAMLYFFQALVGTGTANLGYMELLRMLTGPVYSQSNALTHKQSYYSIAKCVAALTRACPKEGPAVVGQFIQDVKNSRSTDSIRLLSLLSLGEVGHHIDLSGQTELKSVILEAFSSSSEEVKSAASYALGSISVGNLPEYLPFVLQEITSQPKRQYLLLHSLKEIISSSSVGGLKPYVENIWSLLLKHCECAEEGTRNVVAECLGKLTLIDPETLLPRLKGYLDSGSSYARSSVVTAVKFTISDHPQPIDPLLKNCIGDFLKTLEDPDLNVRRVALVTFNSAAHNKPSLIRDLLDTILPHLYNETKVRKELIREVEMGPFKHTVDDGLDIRKAAFECMYTLLDSCLDRLDIFEFLNHVEDGLKDHYDIKMLTFLMLVRLSTLCPSAVLQRLDRLVEPLRATCTTKVKANSVKQEFEKQDELKRSAMRAVAALLTIPEAEKSPLMSEFQSQISSNPELAAIFESIQKDSSSTSLESMDTT